One genomic window of Spirochaetota bacterium includes the following:
- the moaA gene encoding GTP 3',8-cyclase MoaA, with the protein MLVDSFGRTIDYVRISVTDHCNLRCMYCMPSDIKWLPHEEILRNEEIVMLVDVFVSLGIKKVRFTGGEPLLRKGFFDIVKQVRSNHKDLEICITTNGILLEQYVNKIQELNVQKVNVSLDSLNPDTFTKITGVNAINKVIQGIQKITALGGVECKINSVIMESTLNELEELLRFATNIHAIRFIERMPLSDNPIPFVSADTLIKKLGLLGTLQRMTKSDTHVAAMYRLLPRWDKSAVINVGIIPAVSHRFCGKCNRLRVTPDGMLRACLHDTTEYNVKKILRGQLNTTITEVIANAVLHKKEGHSLMQCDDTAFNCSGMAMHSMSKIGG; encoded by the coding sequence ATGCTCGTTGATAGCTTTGGCAGAACTATAGATTATGTGCGTATTTCGGTAACGGACCATTGCAACTTGCGGTGTATGTATTGTATGCCTTCAGATATCAAATGGTTACCTCACGAAGAGATTTTGCGTAATGAAGAGATAGTGATGTTAGTGGATGTATTTGTTTCTCTGGGGATTAAAAAGGTGCGTTTTACCGGCGGTGAACCGCTGCTTAGAAAAGGTTTTTTTGATATTGTAAAACAGGTACGCAGCAACCATAAAGATTTAGAAATATGTATAACTACTAATGGTATATTACTTGAACAATATGTTAATAAAATTCAAGAACTCAACGTTCAAAAGGTTAATGTGAGTCTTGATTCTCTTAATCCTGATACATTCACAAAAATTACTGGTGTAAATGCTATAAACAAAGTTATACAAGGAATACAAAAAATAACAGCGTTAGGAGGAGTTGAATGTAAAATCAACTCTGTAATAATGGAATCAACGCTTAATGAACTGGAAGAACTACTTCGTTTTGCAACTAATATTCATGCAATTCGCTTTATTGAACGCATGCCGTTAAGTGATAACCCGATACCATTTGTCAGTGCTGATACTTTAATTAAAAAATTGGGATTATTAGGAACATTGCAGCGTATGACAAAAAGTGATACACATGTTGCTGCAATGTACAGATTATTGCCCCGGTGGGATAAAAGTGCAGTCATTAATGTTGGGATTATACCTGCAGTGTCACACAGGTTTTGTGGTAAATGTAATCGTTTACGGGTAACACCGGATGGTATGCTACGGGCCTGCCTGCATGATACAACTGAATATAATGTAAAAAAGATACTCAGGGGGCAGTTGAATACTACTATTACTGAAGTTATAGCCAATGCCGTATTGCATAAAAAAGAAGGACATTCATTAATGCAATGTGATGATACTGCGTTTAATTGTTCGGGTATGGCAATGCATTCTATGTCAAAGATAGGTGGATAA